In Rhineura floridana isolate rRhiFlo1 chromosome 1, rRhiFlo1.hap2, whole genome shotgun sequence, the following proteins share a genomic window:
- the TMEM215 gene encoding transmembrane protein 215, with translation MRPDDINPRTGLVVALVSVFLVFGFMFTVSGIKGESLGDIPLLAIGPAICLPGIAAIALTKKTDGCTKWPEARCCPPCCCCCCRKKPKDKDALELLRTPSDLESGKGSCDELAKEAYAAEAGKASPKGGGGEGEGSLATCAVAAGQGSLRKVEQEEMLRYLENCYPEMPGNVFVAEATPYSALEKEQQQQQQELSPGLEGATACPDTEDNIFVAPRDSIIVCSYKDNSPYDRYCCYINPSEEISSDQETVV, from the coding sequence ATGCGACCCGACGACATCAACCCCCGGACTGGCCTCGTGGTGGCATTGGTCAGCGTCTTCCTGGTGTTCGGCTTTATGTTCACGGTGTCCGGGATCAAGGGGGAGAGTTTGGGGGACATCCCTCTCCTGGCCATCGGGCCGGCCATTTGCTTGCCCGGCATCGCCGCCATAGCCCTGACGAAGAAAACCGACGGATGCACCAAGTGGCCGGAGGCCAGATGTTGCccgccctgctgctgctgctgctgccgcaaaAAGCCCAAAGACAAAGACGCCCTGGAGCTGCTGAGGACCCCGTCGGACCTGGAATCGGGCAAAGGCAGCTGCGATGAGCTGGCCAAGGAAGCCTACGCCGCCGAGGCCGGGAAGGCGAGCCCCAAAGGAGgcggcggggagggggagggctccCTTGCCACTTGCGCCGTCGCCGCCGGGCAGGGCTCGCTCAGAAAAGTGGAGCAGGAAGAGATGCTGAGATACTTGGAGAACTGCTACCCGGAGATGCCTGGGAATGTATTTGTGGCCGAGGCCACCCCTTACAGTGCCTTagagaaggagcagcagcagcagcagcaggaactaTCGCCGGGCTTGGAAGGGGCCACCGCGTGCCCGGACACGGAGGACAACATTTTCGTGGCTCCCAGAGACAGCATCATCGTCTGTTCCTACAAGGACAACAGCCCTTACGACAGGTACTGTTGTTACATAAACCCCAGCGAAGAAATCAGCTCGGATCAGGAGACGGTCGTTTGA